CAACGCCCTCGGCAAGCTGAAGGAAGGCCACCAGGTTCTGAGCCCGGAGGTTCAGCTTGTCTTCGGGCCCCTTGAAATAGAAGCTGCGATCCGGCCCCAGGTTCCCCTCGGCGTACTTGCGGCTGTGCCTCCGTCGCTGGACCTTCGGCGGCGTGGTCTTCACGCGCAACGGCGGACGATCGTCGTTACGGAACCAGGCCAGGGTCTCGCCTCGCTCCAACTTGACGGCTTCCAGGCCGGGTGGTTCGGAGACGCCGACGGTCTCGCAGAAGAGGCGGATCGTCTTCTCCGGATGCTCGCCGATCGCCAGCAGTACGTCGACCGCCTCAAGAAGAGCCGGCGCGATGCTGTCGGGGTGGACGGTGATGTAGAGCATTCCCCGCAGCTCCTTCGGGATGACCAAGGGCGCGGGCTGCCAGGCGGCGGGCATCAGGTGATGGACCTCGTCCACCACGATCCAGTGCGGCCTCCCCGTGTGCGCTCGAAGATCCTGGAGCCGAGGCAACAGTTGATCCGAGAAGCCGGGGCGATCCTTCAGATCGATCCCCAGCATGTTCACGGAGGCGTCCGGCATTTCCGGCCGGGAGAGCAGCTCCTCGACTTCCTCCACGGTCGGCGGGTTATGGGGGTCGCCGAGTTTCATCGTCAGTTCAAGCTCGTCGTAGTCCCCCTCGGGATCGACGATCACGAACTGGTAGCGAGCCTCGCTCAGGCGTTCGAGCAGGCCGGTCGTGAGGGTGGACTTCCCGCCCCCCGACGTGCCGGCGACCAGCACGTTCAGGCCGTATGGGTTGATCCGAACCTCGCGGCCTTCATCGTCCTCGCCGAGCAGGATCTCGTGACGGGAGAGCTTGGGTTGCAACCCGACGAGATCGTCGTCGAGCAGTTGCTGGATCAGTTGCGTCACGCCAGGACCGTGATCGGCGGGCGTCGTCCAGTCAGCCCGCTCCTTCACGGTGTCGAGGGCGTTCGAGACCGCCACGGCGCACTCGCAGGAGGCGAGGAAGGCGTGATCGTTCTCCGCATCCCCCACGGCGACGACGTTGTGGGCGGAAAGCCGCAGGTCGCGCAGGGCAGCCTCCAGGCCGGTCGCCTTGTTCACCCCCGAGGGGAGGACCATCACCGCCCCCTTGTTGAAGATGACCTGCAACTCCAGGCCCATCTCACGGACGACGTCGAAGACGACTGTCTCGTGGGGCTCCCAGGTCGCCACGATCACGCGGCCGACCGAGATCGGCCCGACGCCCCGAGCCTTCAAACGCTCGACGAATTCCGTGGGCGCGGCCTCGGCCAGCTTCTCCTCTTCCTTCACGTCGGGGCGATAGAGGAGTGCTCCGTTCTCCGCCACGATCCGGTCGAAGAGCGCAGGGTCCGGAACCAATTCCAGAAGTTCGTCGAGTTCCCGCCCGGTCACCATGATCAGCTTCCGGCCCGATTCCTTGAGCCGGCGGAGAGCGTCCAGGGTCGGTGGATCGATACGTCCGTCGGTGGCGAGGGTGCCGTCATAGTCCGCGGCAAGTACATGGTAGCGCATGGCGGGGCGTCCTCAAAATCGACAGGAGAGCCTCCCGACG
The Paludisphaera rhizosphaerae DNA segment above includes these coding regions:
- a CDS encoding HAD family hydrolase — protein: MRYHVLAADYDGTLATDGRIDPPTLDALRRLKESGRKLIMVTGRELDELLELVPDPALFDRIVAENGALLYRPDVKEEEKLAEAAPTEFVERLKARGVGPISVGRVIVATWEPHETVVFDVVREMGLELQVIFNKGAVMVLPSGVNKATGLEAALRDLRLSAHNVVAVGDAENDHAFLASCECAVAVSNALDTVKERADWTTPADHGPGVTQLIQQLLDDDLVGLQPKLSRHEILLGEDDEGREVRINPYGLNVLVAGTSGGGKSTLTTGLLERLSEARYQFVIVDPEGDYDELELTMKLGDPHNPPTVEEVEELLSRPEMPDASVNMLGIDLKDRPGFSDQLLPRLQDLRAHTGRPHWIVVDEVHHLMPAAWQPAPLVIPKELRGMLYITVHPDSIAPALLEAVDVLLAIGEHPEKTIRLFCETVGVSEPPGLEAVKLERGETLAWFRNDDRPPLRVKTTPPKVQRRRHSRKYAEGNLGPDRSFYFKGPEDKLNLRAQNLVAFLQLAEGVDDATWEHHLQQGDYARWFHEGIKDDDLGEAAERIAATAGLSAQESREQIKQAIEERYTLPAERVTSA